From Gopherus flavomarginatus isolate rGopFla2 chromosome 7, rGopFla2.mat.asm, whole genome shotgun sequence, the proteins below share one genomic window:
- the MRPL22 gene encoding 39S ribosomal protein L22, mitochondrial: protein MAAQVVTGAGAAWARNLLSWARPERLLASCSISLLSNIQTRTYLQNAGRWEKKNRIVYPPQLPGEPRRPAEIFHCRRDIKYSKDKMWYLAKLVKGMSIDQALAQLEFSDKKGAKVIKEVLLEAQEMAVRKHNVEFKSNLHIADSFSGKGHYLKRIRYHGRGMFGIMEKVKCHYFVKLVEGPPPPPEAPKTGFDQAKEYVQQLRNRTIIHTL from the exons ATGGCGGCGCAGGTGGTCACCGGAGCTG GGGCCGCCTGGGCGCGGAACCTTCTCAGCTGGGCCCGGCCGGAGAG GTTACTAGCATCTTGCAGTATTTCTCTTCTGTCAAATATCCAAACAAGAACATATCTGCAGAatgctgggagatgggagaagaagAACAGAATAGTTTACCCTCCACAGCTGCCAGGAGAGCCTCGAAGACCAGCA GAAATATTCCACTGTCGAAGGGACATAAAATACAGTAAGGATAAGATGTGGTATTTGGCAAAACTG GTAAAAGGAATGTCAATTGATCAGGCTCTTGCTCAGCTGGAATTCAGTGACAAGAAGGGGGCAAAGGTGATCAAAGAG GTTCTTCTGGAAGCTCAAGAAATGGCAGTGAGAAAACACAATGTAGAATTCAAATCAAATTTACACATAG CTGACTCCTTTTCTGGAAAAGGCCACTATCTGAAGCGGATTCGCTACCATGGCCGAGGCATGTTTGGTATCATGGAGAAAGTCAAATGCCATTACTTTGTGAAGCTGGTAGAAGGCCCACCTCCCCCTCCAGAAGCACCAAAGACTGGATTTGACCAAGCTAAGGAATATGTGCAGCAGCTCCGAAACAGAACCATTATTCATACACTATGA